A part of Caretta caretta isolate rCarCar2 chromosome 1, rCarCar1.hap1, whole genome shotgun sequence genomic DNA contains:
- the CPT1B gene encoding carnitine O-palmitoyltransferase 1, muscle isoform isoform X2, with product MAEAHQAVAFQFTVTPEGVDVRLSREALKQIYLSGVAAWKKRFARIRNSVLTGVYPATPSSWLVVVMATVSSMYCRIDLSMGLVCHIRRYLPGCRYLSFQHRTLLSAALFSTGVWLSGILLCRQSLKLLLSYHGWMFEPHGKMSRSTRVWVALVKVMSGRKPMLYSFQTSLPKLPVPSVEATIHRYLESVRPLLEDEKYRKMEALAQAFQQHTAPRLQKFLVLKSWWAPNYDFLYVTPSPLQAARAGNTVHAILLYRRKLDREEIPPVKALGIVPMCSYQMERMFNTTRIPGMKSDTLQHVLESKHLAVYHKGRFYKLWLYQGGKLLKPRDLELQFQRILDDPSPPQPGEEKLAALTAGERVPWAEARARFFSQGKNKVSLDAIERAAFFLALDEEAQGYERDREDSMDRYGKSLLHGRCYDRWFDKSFTLVVYKNGKVGTNAEHSWADAPIIGHLWEFMLGTDIFHLGYSEGGHCCGEPSPALAPPQRLQWDIPEECRKVIDSSYRVAKALADDVDFHVFQFTNFGKGLIKRFKISPDAFIQISLQLAHFRDKGSFCLTYEASMTRLFREGRTETVRSCTRESTAFVRSMMDPARGQLERLQLLQVAAEKHQHMYRLAMTGAGIDRHLFCLYVVSRYLRVESPFLAQVLAEPWRLSTSQTPQQQIKMFDMEKNQDHVSSGGGFGPVADDGYGVSYIIAGENLITFHISSKFSSPETDSRRFGRNIRQAMLDIADLFNLPASKVAN from the exons ATGGCGGAAGCGCACCAGGCCGTGGCCTTCCAGTTCACGGTGACCCCCGAGGGCGTCGACGTCCGGCTCAGCCGGGAGGCCCTCAAGCAGATCTACCTGTCTGGGGTCGCCGCCTGGAAGAAACGCTTTGCCCGCATCAGG AACAGCGTCCTGACCGGCGTGTACCCCGCCACCCCCTCCAGCTGGCTGGTGGTTGTCATGGCGACGGTGAGCTCCATGTACTGCCGCATTGACCTCTCCATGGGCCTGGTCTGCCACATCAGGCGCTACCTGCCCGGCTG CCGCTACCTGAGCTTCCAACACCGGACCTTGCTGAGTGCCGCGCTCTTCTCCACGGGGGTCTGGCTCTCGGGGATCCTGCTATGCCGGCAGTCTCTCAAGCTGCTGCTCTCCTACCACGGCTGGATGTTCGAGCCCCATGGCAAGATGAGCCGGAGCACCAGGGTCTGGGTG gctCTAGTGAAGGTGATGTCTGGCCGCAAGCCCATGCTCTACAGCTTCCAGACCTCTCTGCCCAAGCTGCCAGTTCCCAGCGTGGAGGCCACAATCCACAGG TACCTGGAGTCtgtgcgccccctgctggaggatgAGAAGTACCGCAAGATGGAAGCCCTAGCCCAAGCCTTCCAGCAGCACACAGCCCCCAGGCTGCAGAAGTTCCTGGTCCTCAAATCCTGGTGGGCACCCAACTAT GATTTCCTGTACGTGACACCCAGCCCCTTGCAGGCAGCCCGGGCTGGCAACACCGTGCACGCCATCCTGCTCTATCGGCGGAAGCTGGACCGCGAGGAGATCCCCCCG GTGAAGGCGCTCGGGATCGTGCCCATGTGCTCCTACCAGATGGAGAGAATGTTCAACACCACCCGCATCCCCGGGATGAAGTCGG ACACCCTGCAGCACGTGTTGGAAAGCAAGCACCTGGCCGTCTACCACAAGGGCCGCTTCTACAAGCTGTGGCTGTACCAGGGCGGGAAGCTGCTGAAGCCGCGGGACCTGGAGCTGCAGTTCCAAAGGATTCTGGACGACCCGTCGCCCCCGCAGCCTGGGGAGGAGAAGCTGGCGgccctcactgctggagaaag GGTCCCGTGGGCCGAGGCCCGGGCCCGGTTCTTCAGCCAAGGGAAGAACAAGGTGTCCCTGGACGCCATCGAGCGGGCTGCCTTCTTCCTGGCGCTGGATGAGGAGGCGCAGGGGTACGAGCGGGACAGGGAGGATAGCATGGACCGCTACGGCAAGTCCTTGCTGCATGGCCGCTGCTACGACAG gtggtTCGATAAATCCTTCACCCTGGTTGTGTATAAGAATGGCAAAGTGGGCACCAACGCGGAGCACTCATGGGCCGACGCGCCCATCATCGGGCATCTCTGGGAG TTCATGCTGGGGACAGACATCTTCCACCTGGGCTACAGCGAgggggggcactgctgtggggagcccagcccagccctggcccctccccagaggCTGCAGTGGGACATTCCAGAGGAG TGCAGGAAGGTTATCGACAGTTCCTACCGCGTGGCCAAGGCACTGGCAGACGACGTCGATTTCCACGTTTTCCAATTCACCAACTTCGGGAAGGGCCTGATCAAGCGATTCAAGATCAGCCCCGACGCCTTCATCCAGATCTCGCTGCAGCTGGCTCACTTCAGG GACAAGGGCAGCTTCTGTCTCACCTACGAGGCGTCCATGACGCGCCTCTTCCGGGAGGGCAGGACCGAGACAGTGAGATCGTGCACCAGGGAGTCCACGGCGTTCGTGCGGAGCATGATGGACCCAGCCCGGGGT cagctggagcGTCTGCAGCTCTTACAGGTGGCAGCAGAGAAGCACCAACACATGTACCGGCTGGCCATGACGGGCGCCGGCATTGACCGACACCTCTTCTGCCTCTATGTGGTCTCCAGGTACCTGCGGGTGGAGTCGCCCTTCCTGGCACAG GTGCTGGCTGAGCCCTGGCGTCTCTCCACCAGTCAGACTCCCCAGCAACAGATCAAAATGTTTGATATGGAGAAGAACCAGGATCATGTCTCCTCCGGAGGCGGCTTCGGCCCA GTGGCTGACGATGGATACGGCGTCTCTTACATCATTGCTGGCGAGAACCTGATCACTTTCCACATCTCCAGCAAGTTCTCCAGCCCCGAAACG GACTCCAGACGGTTCGGGAGGAACATCCGCCAGGCCATGCTGGACATCGCAGACCTCTTCAACCTTCCTGCCAGCAAGGTGGCCAACTGA
- the CPT1B gene encoding carnitine O-palmitoyltransferase 1, muscle isoform isoform X1, translating into MAEAHQAVAFQFTVTPEGVDVRLSREALKQIYLSGVAAWKKRFARIRNSVLTGVYPATPSSWLVVVMATVSSMYCRIDLSMGLVCHIRRYLPGCRYLSFQHRTLLSAALFSTGVWLSGILLCRQSLKLLLSYHGWMFEPHGKMSRSTRVWVALVKVMSGRKPMLYSFQTSLPKLPVPSVEATIHRYLESVRPLLEDEKYRKMEALAQAFQQHTAPRLQKFLVLKSWWAPNYVSDWWEEFVYLRGRGPIMVNSNYYAMDFLYVTPSPLQAARAGNTVHAILLYRRKLDREEIPPVKALGIVPMCSYQMERMFNTTRIPGMKSDTLQHVLESKHLAVYHKGRFYKLWLYQGGKLLKPRDLELQFQRILDDPSPPQPGEEKLAALTAGERVPWAEARARFFSQGKNKVSLDAIERAAFFLALDEEAQGYERDREDSMDRYGKSLLHGRCYDRWFDKSFTLVVYKNGKVGTNAEHSWADAPIIGHLWEFMLGTDIFHLGYSEGGHCCGEPSPALAPPQRLQWDIPEECRKVIDSSYRVAKALADDVDFHVFQFTNFGKGLIKRFKISPDAFIQISLQLAHFRDKGSFCLTYEASMTRLFREGRTETVRSCTRESTAFVRSMMDPARGQLERLQLLQVAAEKHQHMYRLAMTGAGIDRHLFCLYVVSRYLRVESPFLAQVLAEPWRLSTSQTPQQQIKMFDMEKNQDHVSSGGGFGPVADDGYGVSYIIAGENLITFHISSKFSSPETDSRRFGRNIRQAMLDIADLFNLPASKVAN; encoded by the exons ATGGCGGAAGCGCACCAGGCCGTGGCCTTCCAGTTCACGGTGACCCCCGAGGGCGTCGACGTCCGGCTCAGCCGGGAGGCCCTCAAGCAGATCTACCTGTCTGGGGTCGCCGCCTGGAAGAAACGCTTTGCCCGCATCAGG AACAGCGTCCTGACCGGCGTGTACCCCGCCACCCCCTCCAGCTGGCTGGTGGTTGTCATGGCGACGGTGAGCTCCATGTACTGCCGCATTGACCTCTCCATGGGCCTGGTCTGCCACATCAGGCGCTACCTGCCCGGCTG CCGCTACCTGAGCTTCCAACACCGGACCTTGCTGAGTGCCGCGCTCTTCTCCACGGGGGTCTGGCTCTCGGGGATCCTGCTATGCCGGCAGTCTCTCAAGCTGCTGCTCTCCTACCACGGCTGGATGTTCGAGCCCCATGGCAAGATGAGCCGGAGCACCAGGGTCTGGGTG gctCTAGTGAAGGTGATGTCTGGCCGCAAGCCCATGCTCTACAGCTTCCAGACCTCTCTGCCCAAGCTGCCAGTTCCCAGCGTGGAGGCCACAATCCACAGG TACCTGGAGTCtgtgcgccccctgctggaggatgAGAAGTACCGCAAGATGGAAGCCCTAGCCCAAGCCTTCCAGCAGCACACAGCCCCCAGGCTGCAGAAGTTCCTGGTCCTCAAATCCTGGTGGGCACCCAACTAT GTGAGCGACTGGTGGGAGGAGTTCGTCTACCTGCGCGGACGAGGCCCCATCATGGTCAACAGCAACTACTACGCCATG GATTTCCTGTACGTGACACCCAGCCCCTTGCAGGCAGCCCGGGCTGGCAACACCGTGCACGCCATCCTGCTCTATCGGCGGAAGCTGGACCGCGAGGAGATCCCCCCG GTGAAGGCGCTCGGGATCGTGCCCATGTGCTCCTACCAGATGGAGAGAATGTTCAACACCACCCGCATCCCCGGGATGAAGTCGG ACACCCTGCAGCACGTGTTGGAAAGCAAGCACCTGGCCGTCTACCACAAGGGCCGCTTCTACAAGCTGTGGCTGTACCAGGGCGGGAAGCTGCTGAAGCCGCGGGACCTGGAGCTGCAGTTCCAAAGGATTCTGGACGACCCGTCGCCCCCGCAGCCTGGGGAGGAGAAGCTGGCGgccctcactgctggagaaag GGTCCCGTGGGCCGAGGCCCGGGCCCGGTTCTTCAGCCAAGGGAAGAACAAGGTGTCCCTGGACGCCATCGAGCGGGCTGCCTTCTTCCTGGCGCTGGATGAGGAGGCGCAGGGGTACGAGCGGGACAGGGAGGATAGCATGGACCGCTACGGCAAGTCCTTGCTGCATGGCCGCTGCTACGACAG gtggtTCGATAAATCCTTCACCCTGGTTGTGTATAAGAATGGCAAAGTGGGCACCAACGCGGAGCACTCATGGGCCGACGCGCCCATCATCGGGCATCTCTGGGAG TTCATGCTGGGGACAGACATCTTCCACCTGGGCTACAGCGAgggggggcactgctgtggggagcccagcccagccctggcccctccccagaggCTGCAGTGGGACATTCCAGAGGAG TGCAGGAAGGTTATCGACAGTTCCTACCGCGTGGCCAAGGCACTGGCAGACGACGTCGATTTCCACGTTTTCCAATTCACCAACTTCGGGAAGGGCCTGATCAAGCGATTCAAGATCAGCCCCGACGCCTTCATCCAGATCTCGCTGCAGCTGGCTCACTTCAGG GACAAGGGCAGCTTCTGTCTCACCTACGAGGCGTCCATGACGCGCCTCTTCCGGGAGGGCAGGACCGAGACAGTGAGATCGTGCACCAGGGAGTCCACGGCGTTCGTGCGGAGCATGATGGACCCAGCCCGGGGT cagctggagcGTCTGCAGCTCTTACAGGTGGCAGCAGAGAAGCACCAACACATGTACCGGCTGGCCATGACGGGCGCCGGCATTGACCGACACCTCTTCTGCCTCTATGTGGTCTCCAGGTACCTGCGGGTGGAGTCGCCCTTCCTGGCACAG GTGCTGGCTGAGCCCTGGCGTCTCTCCACCAGTCAGACTCCCCAGCAACAGATCAAAATGTTTGATATGGAGAAGAACCAGGATCATGTCTCCTCCGGAGGCGGCTTCGGCCCA GTGGCTGACGATGGATACGGCGTCTCTTACATCATTGCTGGCGAGAACCTGATCACTTTCCACATCTCCAGCAAGTTCTCCAGCCCCGAAACG GACTCCAGACGGTTCGGGAGGAACATCCGCCAGGCCATGCTGGACATCGCAGACCTCTTCAACCTTCCTGCCAGCAAGGTGGCCAACTGA
- the CPT1B gene encoding carnitine O-palmitoyltransferase 1, muscle isoform isoform X3: MATVSSMYCRIDLSMGLVCHIRRYLPGCRYLSFQHRTLLSAALFSTGVWLSGILLCRQSLKLLLSYHGWMFEPHGKMSRSTRVWVALVKVMSGRKPMLYSFQTSLPKLPVPSVEATIHRYLESVRPLLEDEKYRKMEALAQAFQQHTAPRLQKFLVLKSWWAPNYVSDWWEEFVYLRGRGPIMVNSNYYAMDFLYVTPSPLQAARAGNTVHAILLYRRKLDREEIPPVKALGIVPMCSYQMERMFNTTRIPGMKSDTLQHVLESKHLAVYHKGRFYKLWLYQGGKLLKPRDLELQFQRILDDPSPPQPGEEKLAALTAGERVPWAEARARFFSQGKNKVSLDAIERAAFFLALDEEAQGYERDREDSMDRYGKSLLHGRCYDRWFDKSFTLVVYKNGKVGTNAEHSWADAPIIGHLWEFMLGTDIFHLGYSEGGHCCGEPSPALAPPQRLQWDIPEECRKVIDSSYRVAKALADDVDFHVFQFTNFGKGLIKRFKISPDAFIQISLQLAHFRDKGSFCLTYEASMTRLFREGRTETVRSCTRESTAFVRSMMDPARGQLERLQLLQVAAEKHQHMYRLAMTGAGIDRHLFCLYVVSRYLRVESPFLAQVLAEPWRLSTSQTPQQQIKMFDMEKNQDHVSSGGGFGPVADDGYGVSYIIAGENLITFHISSKFSSPETDSRRFGRNIRQAMLDIADLFNLPASKVAN, translated from the exons ATGGCGACGGTGAGCTCCATGTACTGCCGCATTGACCTCTCCATGGGCCTGGTCTGCCACATCAGGCGCTACCTGCCCGGCTG CCGCTACCTGAGCTTCCAACACCGGACCTTGCTGAGTGCCGCGCTCTTCTCCACGGGGGTCTGGCTCTCGGGGATCCTGCTATGCCGGCAGTCTCTCAAGCTGCTGCTCTCCTACCACGGCTGGATGTTCGAGCCCCATGGCAAGATGAGCCGGAGCACCAGGGTCTGGGTG gctCTAGTGAAGGTGATGTCTGGCCGCAAGCCCATGCTCTACAGCTTCCAGACCTCTCTGCCCAAGCTGCCAGTTCCCAGCGTGGAGGCCACAATCCACAGG TACCTGGAGTCtgtgcgccccctgctggaggatgAGAAGTACCGCAAGATGGAAGCCCTAGCCCAAGCCTTCCAGCAGCACACAGCCCCCAGGCTGCAGAAGTTCCTGGTCCTCAAATCCTGGTGGGCACCCAACTAT GTGAGCGACTGGTGGGAGGAGTTCGTCTACCTGCGCGGACGAGGCCCCATCATGGTCAACAGCAACTACTACGCCATG GATTTCCTGTACGTGACACCCAGCCCCTTGCAGGCAGCCCGGGCTGGCAACACCGTGCACGCCATCCTGCTCTATCGGCGGAAGCTGGACCGCGAGGAGATCCCCCCG GTGAAGGCGCTCGGGATCGTGCCCATGTGCTCCTACCAGATGGAGAGAATGTTCAACACCACCCGCATCCCCGGGATGAAGTCGG ACACCCTGCAGCACGTGTTGGAAAGCAAGCACCTGGCCGTCTACCACAAGGGCCGCTTCTACAAGCTGTGGCTGTACCAGGGCGGGAAGCTGCTGAAGCCGCGGGACCTGGAGCTGCAGTTCCAAAGGATTCTGGACGACCCGTCGCCCCCGCAGCCTGGGGAGGAGAAGCTGGCGgccctcactgctggagaaag GGTCCCGTGGGCCGAGGCCCGGGCCCGGTTCTTCAGCCAAGGGAAGAACAAGGTGTCCCTGGACGCCATCGAGCGGGCTGCCTTCTTCCTGGCGCTGGATGAGGAGGCGCAGGGGTACGAGCGGGACAGGGAGGATAGCATGGACCGCTACGGCAAGTCCTTGCTGCATGGCCGCTGCTACGACAG gtggtTCGATAAATCCTTCACCCTGGTTGTGTATAAGAATGGCAAAGTGGGCACCAACGCGGAGCACTCATGGGCCGACGCGCCCATCATCGGGCATCTCTGGGAG TTCATGCTGGGGACAGACATCTTCCACCTGGGCTACAGCGAgggggggcactgctgtggggagcccagcccagccctggcccctccccagaggCTGCAGTGGGACATTCCAGAGGAG TGCAGGAAGGTTATCGACAGTTCCTACCGCGTGGCCAAGGCACTGGCAGACGACGTCGATTTCCACGTTTTCCAATTCACCAACTTCGGGAAGGGCCTGATCAAGCGATTCAAGATCAGCCCCGACGCCTTCATCCAGATCTCGCTGCAGCTGGCTCACTTCAGG GACAAGGGCAGCTTCTGTCTCACCTACGAGGCGTCCATGACGCGCCTCTTCCGGGAGGGCAGGACCGAGACAGTGAGATCGTGCACCAGGGAGTCCACGGCGTTCGTGCGGAGCATGATGGACCCAGCCCGGGGT cagctggagcGTCTGCAGCTCTTACAGGTGGCAGCAGAGAAGCACCAACACATGTACCGGCTGGCCATGACGGGCGCCGGCATTGACCGACACCTCTTCTGCCTCTATGTGGTCTCCAGGTACCTGCGGGTGGAGTCGCCCTTCCTGGCACAG GTGCTGGCTGAGCCCTGGCGTCTCTCCACCAGTCAGACTCCCCAGCAACAGATCAAAATGTTTGATATGGAGAAGAACCAGGATCATGTCTCCTCCGGAGGCGGCTTCGGCCCA GTGGCTGACGATGGATACGGCGTCTCTTACATCATTGCTGGCGAGAACCTGATCACTTTCCACATCTCCAGCAAGTTCTCCAGCCCCGAAACG GACTCCAGACGGTTCGGGAGGAACATCCGCCAGGCCATGCTGGACATCGCAGACCTCTTCAACCTTCCTGCCAGCAAGGTGGCCAACTGA